A part of Capsicum annuum cultivar UCD-10X-F1 chromosome 6, UCD10Xv1.1, whole genome shotgun sequence genomic DNA contains:
- the LOC107874430 gene encoding UPF0329 protein ECU05_1680/ECU11_0050-like → MSGLDLAKFREALDKVKTDVGVLQKHQLMVLEDPVDDESKGEIPLLDLTEEPVKKKKKKGEKKGKGKKERPNSDEERKKEKRARKKAEKKERKKAMIESLIDNKKSEAAIRARVVGASMSWPSTTAGQDRLERRETPNVEKAAEDVATGSGTHDFCA, encoded by the coding sequence ATGTCAGGCTTAGACCTTGCAAAATTTAGAGAAGCCCTGGACAAGGTAAAGACGGATGTTGGAGTATTACAGAAACACCAACTTATGGTGTTGGAAGATCCAGTGGATGATGAGTCTAAAGGTGAAATCCCATTGCTTGATCTTACTGAGGAaccagtgaagaaaaagaagaaaaagggtgAGAAAAAGGGAAAGGGTAAGAAAGAAAGGCCTAatagtgatgaagaaagaaaaaaagagaagagggCAAGAAAAAAGGCTGAAAAAAAGGAGAGGAAGAAGGCAATGATTGAGTCCTTAATTGATAATAAGAAATCTGAGGCAGCCATCCGAGCGAGAGTCGTAGGTGCCTCAATGAGTTGGCCCTCAACAACCGCTGGTCAAGATAGATTAGAAAGAAGGGAGACTCCTAATGTAGAAAAGGCAGCTGAGGATGTAGCAACAGGGTCAGGGACCCATGATTTCTGTGCTTAA